In Vagococcus luciliae, one genomic interval encodes:
- the purQ gene encoding phosphoribosylformylglycinamidine synthase subunit PurQ: protein MAKFGVVVFPGSNGDQDLLLAIQDVIGEEAEYVSHRAADLSEYDVMLLPGGFSYGDYLRCGAIAKSSPVMEAVKQFASEGKPVFGTCNGFQILTETGLLPGVLLNNTSLKFICGMQPLKVQNNQTMFTNEYEQDEIITLPIAHGEGNYYCDEETLKELKENNQIIFTYDQTNPNGSVEDIAGITNKEGNVIGLMPHPERAMEDLLGSSDGKKLFQSIVNHLRKVTA, encoded by the coding sequence ATGGCAAAATTTGGTGTAGTTGTTTTCCCTGGTTCAAATGGTGATCAAGATTTGTTGTTAGCTATTCAAGATGTAATTGGGGAAGAAGCAGAATATGTTTCTCACAGAGCAGCTGATTTGTCAGAATATGATGTCATGTTATTACCAGGTGGTTTCTCTTATGGTGATTACTTAAGGTGTGGAGCTATCGCTAAATCAAGTCCTGTGATGGAAGCAGTTAAACAATTTGCCAGTGAAGGGAAACCAGTTTTCGGTACGTGTAATGGATTCCAAATATTAACAGAGACAGGCCTTTTACCAGGTGTTTTGTTAAACAATACATCACTAAAATTCATTTGTGGTATGCAACCATTAAAAGTGCAGAATAACCAAACGATGTTCACAAATGAATATGAACAGGATGAAATCATCACCTTGCCAATTGCTCATGGTGAAGGAAATTACTACTGTGATGAAGAAACATTAAAAGAATTAAAAGAGAATAATCAAATCATTTTTACTTATGACCAAACAAATCCAAATGGCAGTGTGGAAGACATTGCAGGGATTACAAATAAAGAAGGCAATGTGATTGGGTTGATGCCCCATCCAGAACGTGCAATGGAAGATTTACTTGGAAGTTCTGATGGAAAAAAATTATTTCAATCAATCGTAAATCATTTAAGAAAGGTGACAGCATAA
- the purK gene encoding 5-(carboxyamino)imidazole ribonucleotide synthase → MNSLTNVIIPSKTIGIIGGGQLGQMMAQSAKEKGFVVGILDPSEDCPAAQVSDWHIVAEYDDEAAVNTLASQSDVLTYEFENVNATVLEPYEQQGKLPQGTELLKISQNRQLEKEFLVKHDIPVAPFNIVSSFDELKEACKKIGFPSVLKTIVGGYDGKGQVVLKSESDMDKCRDLLDQAICILEKWVSFEKEVSVIISNNLAGEVSVFPLAENKHVNNILFTSIAPARVSQVCEKKAVGLAKRISQELRACGTIAIEMFVTDGEEILVNEIAPRPHNSGHYTIESCSISQFDAHILGICQWAMPTVELLSPAIMVNLIGDEQTKAIAQVSEKGYWHFHFYGKKVEKPGRKMGHITILSNSVSETLEDIHRQDIWK, encoded by the coding sequence GTGAACAGTTTGACTAATGTGATTATTCCTTCAAAAACAATTGGAATTATTGGTGGTGGACAACTAGGACAAATGATGGCTCAAAGTGCTAAAGAAAAAGGTTTTGTTGTTGGAATATTAGATCCGAGTGAAGATTGCCCAGCAGCTCAAGTAAGTGACTGGCATATTGTGGCTGAGTATGATGATGAGGCTGCAGTTAACACTTTAGCCAGTCAGTCAGACGTGTTAACGTATGAGTTTGAAAATGTTAATGCTACCGTACTTGAACCGTATGAACAACAAGGTAAATTACCTCAAGGAACGGAATTATTAAAAATATCTCAAAATAGACAATTAGAAAAAGAATTTTTAGTAAAACATGACATACCTGTTGCGCCATTTAACATTGTTTCTTCTTTTGATGAGTTAAAAGAAGCTTGTAAGAAAATTGGTTTTCCAAGTGTATTAAAAACAATTGTTGGTGGGTATGATGGAAAAGGTCAGGTTGTTTTAAAGTCGGAATCAGATATGGATAAGTGTCGTGATTTATTGGATCAAGCGATATGTATTTTAGAAAAATGGGTGTCTTTTGAGAAAGAAGTATCAGTGATTATTTCTAATAATTTAGCTGGAGAAGTCAGTGTGTTTCCTTTGGCAGAAAATAAACATGTCAATAATATTTTGTTTACTAGTATCGCTCCTGCTAGAGTAAGCCAAGTGTGTGAAAAAAAGGCGGTTGGCTTAGCTAAACGAATTAGTCAGGAATTAAGGGCGTGTGGAACAATTGCTATTGAAATGTTTGTCACAGATGGAGAAGAAATACTCGTGAACGAGATAGCCCCTCGACCTCATAATTCAGGTCATTACACAATTGAGTCTTGTTCCATTAGTCAATTTGATGCTCATATTTTAGGGATTTGTCAGTGGGCGATGCCAACTGTTGAATTACTTTCTCCAGCAATCATGGTGAATCTTATAGGAGATGAACAAACAAAAGCGATTGCTCAAGTGAGTGAAAAAGGTTATTGGCATTTTCATTTTTATGGAAAAAAAGTTGAAAAACCAGGTAGAAAAATGGGACACATTACGATATTATCAAATAGTGTGTCAGAGACACTTGAAGATATTCATCGTCAGGATATTTGGAAATAA
- the purC gene encoding phosphoribosylaminoimidazolesuccinocarboxamide synthase — translation MSEVLYLGKAKSVHSTDKLDELRLVYLDQATALNGKKKDEILGKGQLNNEISSKIFSYLTEQGINNHWIKQLSDTEQLVKSVTIIPLEVVVRNISAGSFSKRFGIKEGLKLPTPILEFYYKDDALDDPFINEDHIDYLKIASKEDIALIKEQALKINNILIDLFSSIGLTLVDFKLEFGRDSSGQIILADEVTPDTCRLWDKETLASLDKDVYRKDTGDLVSVYKEVAKRLNEIKGE, via the coding sequence ATGTCAGAAGTTTTATACTTAGGTAAGGCTAAAAGCGTACATTCTACGGATAAGTTAGATGAGTTGAGATTAGTCTATTTGGATCAAGCGACAGCATTAAATGGGAAAAAGAAAGATGAAATCTTAGGTAAAGGTCAATTGAATAACGAAATTAGCTCTAAAATATTTAGTTATTTAACTGAACAAGGTATTAACAATCACTGGATTAAACAATTAAGTGATACTGAACAACTGGTTAAATCTGTAACGATTATACCTTTAGAAGTTGTTGTCAGAAATATTTCAGCTGGAAGTTTTTCAAAACGATTTGGTATTAAAGAGGGACTAAAATTACCAACACCGATTCTGGAATTTTACTATAAAGATGATGCGTTAGATGACCCTTTTATAAATGAAGACCATATTGATTATTTAAAAATTGCTTCAAAAGAAGACATAGCATTGATTAAAGAGCAAGCATTGAAAATAAATAACATCTTAATTGACCTGTTTTCGTCTATTGGTTTGACGTTAGTCGATTTTAAATTAGAGTTTGGACGAGATAGTAGTGGACAAATCATTTTAGCAGATGAAGTGACACCAGATACTTGTCGCTTATGGGATAAAGAAACATTAGCGTCATTAGATAAAGATGTTTATCGTAAGGATACAGGAGATTTGGTGAGTGTTTATAAAGAAGTGGCCAAAAGATTAAATGAAATAAAAGGAGAATAA
- the purE gene encoding 5-(carboxyamino)imidazole ribonucleotide mutase has protein sequence MSDVAVIMGSISDWKTMKEACDVLDDFGISFDKKIVSAHRTPELMFAFSKEAEKKGYKVIIAGAGGAAHLPGMVAALTTLPVIGVPVESRTLKGMDSLLSIVQMPGGIPVATTAIGKSGAKNAGLLATQILGISNDVVRKKIHTYRESLEKNVLESGEQFD, from the coding sequence ATGAGTGATGTTGCTGTTATAATGGGTAGTATATCTGATTGGAAAACGATGAAGGAAGCATGTGACGTATTAGATGATTTTGGTATATCTTTTGATAAAAAAATTGTATCTGCTCATCGTACTCCTGAATTAATGTTCGCTTTTTCTAAAGAAGCTGAGAAAAAAGGCTACAAGGTTATTATTGCTGGAGCAGGTGGTGCAGCGCATTTGCCTGGTATGGTGGCAGCTTTAACAACCTTGCCAGTTATTGGTGTACCAGTAGAGTCAAGAACACTAAAAGGCATGGACTCATTGTTGTCTATTGTTCAAATGCCGGGTGGTATACCAGTAGCAACGACAGCTATTGGTAAGTCAGGTGCTAAAAACGCAGGGCTTTTAGCAACACAGATATTAGGTATCAGTAATGACGTTGTACGAAAAAAAATTCACACTTACCGAGAATCATTGGAAAAAAACGTTTTAGAAAGTGGTGAACAGTTTGACTAA
- the purB gene encoding adenylosuccinate lyase has product MIERYTREEMGNIWSDENRYAAWLEVEILASEAWASLGEIPVEDTKLIREKATFDIDRILEIEQETRHDVVAFTRAVSESLGQERKWVHYGLTSTDVVDTAYGYLMKQANDILRKDLNNFLQVIKEKALEHKYTVMMGRTHGVHAEPTTFGLKLALWYSEMKRNIERFDHAARGVEAGKISGAVGTFANTPPEVEAFVCEKLGIRAQEISTQVLPRDLHAEYIATIALIATSIEKFATEIRGLQKSETREVEEFFAKGQKGSSAMPHKRNPIGSENMTGLARVLRGHVVTAYEDVSLWHERDISHSSAERIIIPDSTILLDYMLQRFTNIVKNLTVFPENMKRNMGATFGLIYSQRVLLKLIDKGMSREEAYDLVQPKTAIAWDEQTDFRPLLESDEKIMSVLSSDDLDDAFDYNYHLKHVGDLFNRVGLS; this is encoded by the coding sequence ATGATAGAACGTTATACTCGCGAAGAAATGGGAAACATATGGTCAGATGAAAATCGTTATGCTGCATGGTTAGAAGTGGAAATATTAGCTTCTGAAGCATGGGCTAGTTTGGGAGAAATTCCTGTAGAAGATACAAAATTAATTAGAGAAAAGGCAACATTTGATATTGATCGCATTCTTGAAATCGAACAAGAAACACGTCATGATGTGGTTGCTTTTACACGTGCTGTATCTGAAAGTTTAGGTCAAGAAAGAAAATGGGTACATTATGGCTTAACCAGTACAGATGTTGTAGATACTGCATACGGTTATTTAATGAAGCAAGCAAACGATATTTTACGAAAAGACTTAAATAATTTTTTACAAGTTATCAAAGAAAAAGCATTAGAACATAAATACACTGTTATGATGGGAAGAACGCATGGTGTTCATGCAGAACCAACAACATTTGGTCTTAAATTGGCATTATGGTATTCAGAGATGAAACGTAATATCGAGCGTTTTGATCATGCAGCTCGTGGTGTTGAAGCTGGTAAAATTTCAGGTGCTGTAGGGACGTTTGCCAATACACCACCTGAAGTAGAAGCGTTTGTTTGTGAAAAGTTAGGGATTAGAGCACAAGAGATTTCAACACAAGTTTTACCACGTGATTTACATGCAGAATATATTGCGACTATCGCCTTAATTGCAACAAGTATCGAAAAATTTGCAACAGAAATTAGAGGATTACAAAAATCTGAAACACGCGAAGTAGAAGAATTTTTTGCAAAAGGTCAAAAAGGCTCCTCTGCAATGCCGCACAAACGTAATCCAATCGGCTCTGAAAATATGACAGGGTTAGCACGTGTACTAAGAGGTCATGTTGTCACAGCTTATGAAGATGTGTCTTTATGGCATGAAAGGGATATTTCTCATTCTTCAGCAGAACGTATTATTATTCCTGATTCAACTATTTTACTAGATTATATGTTACAACGATTTACTAATATTGTTAAGAATTTAACAGTATTCCCAGAAAATATGAAACGTAATATGGGAGCAACCTTTGGATTAATTTATAGTCAACGTGTTTTATTAAAATTAATTGATAAAGGAATGTCTCGCGAGGAAGCGTATGATTTAGTTCAACCTAAAACAGCTATTGCATGGGATGAACAAACAGATTTTAGACCGCTTCTTGAGTCAGATGAAAAAATTATGTCAGTATTATCTAGTGATGATTTAGATGATGCCTTTGATTATAATTACCATTTAAAACATGTGGGTGATTTATTCAATCGTGTTGGATTATCATAA
- a CDS encoding gluconokinase has product MYPLAIDVGTTNIKLQIFEKDIIIEQLCLPIETYTGRGNKVYQSPVHIYRQIVRGVRSLTQKGYQIDSLVLTTAMHGIMPIVEGKDEEMYIWLDTQSKPFIDDIKLEKDYLKYYRKTGTPIHEMSPFAKIGHFQKEKWFKDVTRWVGMKDYLMEQLTGEFVVDYSIASATGLFNIHEKKWDKEILQKVGIGVSLLASLVDTNYSAPLLEKIADDMFLTPNIPVYIGASDGCLASYASYVANGTLNTITIGTSGAVRKLSKKIELDETGQTFCYYLNDTYWVVGGATNNGGQIMSWAEEVFFNGESIYQNLNDALEKAPVGSDGLLFFPYLTGERAPIWQATPQGQYIGLSLKHTKYHLVRSLVEGILYNLRYISELVELEPREITINGGFFSNELLSMMTADIFGQNIVQSIYNEPNFGAVSLINPVKTHLLSDHRRTFYTEDNHQLYTKSYELFKKELNTNFIKKNN; this is encoded by the coding sequence ATGTATCCTTTAGCTATTGATGTTGGAACAACAAATATAAAATTACAAATTTTTGAAAAAGATATTATTATTGAGCAATTATGCTTACCTATAGAGACTTATACAGGTAGAGGAAATAAAGTATACCAAAGTCCAGTACATATTTATCGTCAAATTGTAAGAGGTGTACGCTCGTTGACGCAAAAAGGGTATCAAATAGATTCGCTTGTGTTAACAACAGCGATGCATGGAATCATGCCAATTGTTGAGGGAAAAGATGAGGAGATGTATATTTGGTTAGATACTCAGAGTAAACCATTTATTGACGACATAAAATTAGAAAAAGACTATTTAAAATATTATAGAAAAACTGGAACGCCAATTCATGAAATGTCTCCCTTTGCTAAAATTGGACATTTTCAAAAAGAAAAATGGTTTAAAGATGTCACTCGTTGGGTAGGAATGAAAGACTACTTAATGGAGCAATTAACAGGGGAGTTTGTGGTGGATTATTCCATTGCTTCAGCAACAGGATTATTTAATATTCATGAAAAAAAATGGGATAAAGAGATACTACAAAAAGTAGGGATTGGGGTATCCTTATTAGCATCACTTGTGGATACTAATTATTCAGCCCCTCTTTTAGAAAAAATTGCAGACGACATGTTTTTAACACCTAATATACCCGTTTACATTGGAGCAAGTGATGGTTGCTTAGCTAGTTACGCTAGTTATGTTGCTAATGGCACATTAAATACTATTACGATAGGAACTAGTGGAGCAGTTAGAAAATTATCTAAAAAAATTGAATTAGATGAAACTGGCCAAACATTTTGTTATTACTTAAATGATACTTATTGGGTTGTTGGTGGAGCAACTAATAATGGTGGTCAAATTATGTCCTGGGCGGAAGAAGTATTTTTTAACGGAGAATCCATTTATCAAAACTTAAATGATGCTTTAGAAAAAGCTCCAGTCGGAAGTGATGGCTTATTATTTTTCCCATACTTAACTGGTGAAAGAGCACCAATCTGGCAAGCAACACCACAAGGTCAATATATAGGATTAAGTCTTAAACACACAAAATATCATTTAGTAAGAAGCTTAGTTGAGGGAATATTATATAATTTACGTTATATCAGTGAACTTGTTGAATTAGAACCAAGAGAAATTACAATTAATGGTGGATTCTTCTCGAATGAACTATTGTCTATGATGACAGCCGATATATTTGGTCAAAACATAGTCCAATCAATCTATAATGAGCCTAATTTTGGTGCAGTGAGTTTGATAAATCCAGTAAAAACACATTTATTATCAGATCATCGACGTACGTTTTATACAGAAGATAATCATCAGCTGTATACCAAGAGCTATGAATTATTCAAAAAAGAGTTAAACACGAACTTTATTAAAAAAAACAATTAA
- the purS gene encoding phosphoribosylformylglycinamidine synthase subunit PurS, producing the protein MFKVRVYVNYKASILDPQAAVIEGAIKRLDEEGVSDIRVGKVFDFFIQAQSKEEAKEKVDYISDNLLANPNMETYDFTVTEVN; encoded by the coding sequence ATGTTTAAAGTAAGAGTATACGTCAATTACAAAGCATCCATTTTAGATCCCCAAGCTGCGGTGATTGAAGGAGCAATCAAACGTTTAGATGAAGAAGGAGTGTCAGACATTCGAGTGGGGAAAGTATTTGATTTCTTCATCCAAGCCCAAAGCAAAGAAGAAGCAAAAGAAAAAGTTGATTATATTAGTGATAATTTACTAGCCAACCCAAATATGGAGACATATGACTTTACTGTTACGGAGGTTAACTAA
- the purL gene encoding phosphoribosylformylglycinamidine synthase subunit PurL: MVKAQTMTPEEVKESKIYQEWGLKDSEYEYIADSILGRLPNYTETGLFAVMWSEHCSYKNSKPVLKHFPTSNQHVLQGPGEGAGIVDIGDGLAVVFKAESHNHPSAVEPYEGAATGVGGIIRDIFSMGARPIAMLNSLRFGEIETNRTKYLIEKVVAGISGYGNSIGIPTVGGEIAFDACYEGNPLVNAMCVGLIRHEDIQKGQAKGIGNPIMYVGAKTGRDGIHGATFASVEFVEGEEQQRSAVQVGDPFMEKGLMEACLDLILNHSDCLVGIQDMGAAGLVSSSSEMASKAGSGLELYLDDVPQRETEMTPYEMMLSESQERMLLCIKKGKEQQVIELFESYDLDAVTIGHVTDDKRYKLFFQGEKVADIPVDSLAEDAPVYHNEQEKPKRIIEFEKQEAYKPEIKDFKQTTLSLLAQPTIASKQSLYETYDSQVRTNTVVGPGSDAAVLRVRGTQKALAMTTDCNARYLYLDPKEGGKMAVSEAARNIVASGARPLAITDCLNFGSPEKPEGFYELDQAARGIAQACEAFDTPVISGNVSLYNETNNQSIYPTPMIGMVGVVEDLSHVTTQDFKEASDLIYVLGETNADFSGSEIQKLLTGKISGTISAVDLEEEVIIQAKLLQAIQSGYVKSAHDCAEGGLLISVIESTFGNGLGVDIKTNLATELVFAETSGRFVVSVSPENKEAFESVLKKDATLLGEVTNDGVIKVSTADDSLELPVAKAKEVWEEAIPCLMK; the protein is encoded by the coding sequence ATGGTAAAAGCACAAACAATGACTCCAGAAGAAGTAAAAGAATCTAAGATTTATCAAGAATGGGGTTTGAAAGATTCTGAGTATGAGTACATAGCTGATTCAATTTTAGGTCGTTTACCCAACTACACAGAAACAGGTTTGTTTGCTGTCATGTGGAGTGAGCATTGTTCTTACAAAAATAGTAAACCTGTGTTAAAACATTTTCCAACATCAAATCAACATGTTTTACAAGGTCCAGGTGAAGGTGCTGGGATTGTAGATATTGGAGATGGACTAGCAGTAGTGTTTAAAGCAGAAAGTCACAATCATCCATCAGCGGTTGAGCCTTATGAAGGAGCAGCTACAGGAGTTGGTGGAATTATTCGTGATATTTTTAGTATGGGTGCTAGACCAATTGCAATGTTAAATTCTTTACGTTTTGGTGAGATAGAAACGAATCGGACAAAATATTTAATCGAAAAAGTAGTCGCAGGAATTAGTGGTTATGGCAATAGTATTGGGATTCCAACAGTTGGTGGTGAGATTGCATTTGACGCATGTTATGAAGGCAATCCATTAGTGAATGCTATGTGTGTTGGTTTAATTAGACATGAAGACATCCAAAAAGGACAAGCAAAAGGCATTGGCAATCCAATTATGTACGTGGGGGCCAAAACAGGACGAGACGGGATTCATGGTGCCACGTTTGCCTCAGTAGAATTTGTAGAGGGAGAAGAACAACAACGTTCTGCTGTACAAGTAGGTGATCCATTCATGGAAAAAGGGTTGATGGAAGCCTGTCTTGATTTGATTTTAAATCATTCAGATTGTTTAGTTGGAATTCAAGATATGGGAGCTGCTGGGTTGGTGTCTTCTAGTTCAGAGATGGCATCAAAAGCTGGGTCAGGCTTAGAACTCTATTTAGATGATGTACCTCAGCGTGAAACAGAGATGACACCTTATGAAATGATGTTATCTGAATCACAAGAAAGAATGTTACTTTGTATCAAAAAAGGAAAAGAACAACAAGTCATCGAACTATTTGAATCTTACGATTTAGATGCTGTGACGATTGGGCATGTAACAGATGATAAGCGATATAAATTATTTTTCCAAGGTGAAAAAGTTGCTGATATTCCGGTTGACTCATTAGCAGAAGATGCCCCGGTGTATCATAATGAACAAGAAAAACCAAAACGCATCATCGAATTTGAAAAACAAGAAGCATATAAACCTGAAATAAAAGACTTTAAACAAACAACGTTATCTCTTTTAGCACAGCCAACGATTGCGTCGAAACAATCATTGTATGAAACCTATGATTCACAAGTACGAACTAATACTGTCGTTGGTCCAGGTAGTGATGCTGCTGTCCTACGTGTGAGAGGAACACAAAAAGCACTTGCCATGACAACCGATTGTAATGCGAGATACTTGTACTTAGATCCAAAAGAAGGCGGAAAAATGGCGGTGAGTGAAGCTGCTAGAAATATTGTGGCAAGTGGGGCAAGACCATTAGCTATTACAGACTGTTTAAACTTTGGCTCACCAGAAAAACCAGAAGGATTCTATGAGTTAGATCAAGCAGCAAGAGGAATTGCTCAAGCGTGTGAAGCATTTGATACGCCAGTTATTTCAGGTAATGTTTCGTTATACAATGAAACGAATAATCAGTCTATTTACCCAACACCTATGATAGGAATGGTTGGTGTAGTTGAGGATTTATCACATGTTACAACTCAAGATTTTAAAGAAGCATCAGACTTAATCTATGTATTAGGTGAAACGAATGCTGATTTTTCAGGTAGTGAAATTCAAAAATTACTAACTGGTAAGATTTCTGGAACCATATCAGCTGTTGATTTAGAAGAAGAAGTTATTATCCAAGCAAAACTATTACAAGCGATTCAATCAGGTTATGTAAAAAGTGCTCATGACTGTGCTGAAGGTGGACTATTAATTAGTGTGATTGAATCAACATTTGGAAATGGACTAGGTGTTGATATTAAGACGAACCTAGCAACAGAATTAGTGTTTGCTGAGACATCAGGACGATTTGTTGTCAGTGTGTCACCTGAAAATAAAGAAGCATTTGAATCTGTTTTAAAGAAAGATGCTACTTTATTAGGTGAAGTGACAAATGATGGTGTGATAAAAGTTAGTACAGCCGATGATTCATTAGAATTACCAGTTGCAAAAGCCAAAGAAGTATGGGAGGAAGCAATACCATGTCTCATGAAATAA